The proteins below are encoded in one region of Enhydrobacter sp.:
- a CDS encoding alkaline phosphatase D family protein: protein MHRRSFVAGLGALWLPSLARAEAPLAQDPFGLGVASGHPKPDSVVLWTRLLAAERTQPLTGSFSVGWTIAEDERLARVVRRGEAVAEPRWGHAVHVEVDGLKPGRPYWYRFVVNGKESPTGRTLTAPEPAERVPLLRFAFASCQQYEQGYYAALRHMAGEELNAVLFLGDYIYESSWGRHHVRHHDGGRPTLLFEFRNRYALYKSDPDLQAAHAAHPWIVTWDDHEVANDYADDISPEDHDPKQFLAIRAAAYQAYWEHMPLPNSMQPRGPSLRLYDHYRFGGLAELFVIDDRQYRAHNACHAERIRDRMLVDCAERLDATRTMLGTAQEAWFADGLKRASAHWNLLAQQTLMAEAGRRLKDGKLAFWGDGWDGYPAARRKLLDAVAASPVKDTVVMSGDVHSFWAADLKQDFAAPKSRTIATEFVGGSITSQGFSNERVRSLLHENPDLRYGLGGAYGYGHIALDSKAASISFRTVNDVRDPKSGIATPARFVVEAGDPGVKSA from the coding sequence ATGCATCGTCGTTCCTTCGTCGCGGGGCTGGGTGCCCTGTGGCTGCCGTCGCTGGCACGTGCCGAGGCGCCGCTGGCGCAGGATCCCTTTGGATTGGGGGTCGCTTCGGGACATCCGAAGCCGGATTCCGTGGTCCTTTGGACGAGGCTGCTGGCGGCCGAGCGGACCCAGCCGCTGACGGGATCGTTTTCGGTCGGCTGGACGATCGCGGAGGACGAGCGCCTAGCCCGGGTCGTGCGTCGCGGGGAGGCGGTTGCCGAGCCGCGCTGGGGGCACGCCGTCCATGTCGAGGTCGACGGGCTGAAGCCCGGCCGACCCTACTGGTACCGTTTCGTCGTGAATGGCAAGGAAAGCCCGACCGGCCGGACCCTGACGGCGCCCGAGCCAGCCGAGCGCGTGCCCTTGCTGCGGTTCGCCTTCGCCTCCTGCCAGCAATACGAGCAGGGCTATTACGCCGCCCTGCGCCACATGGCCGGCGAGGAGCTGAACGCGGTCCTGTTCCTGGGCGACTACATCTACGAGAGCTCGTGGGGCCGCCATCACGTGCGCCATCACGATGGCGGCCGGCCGACCCTGCTGTTCGAGTTCCGCAATCGCTATGCGTTGTACAAGTCCGATCCCGATCTGCAGGCGGCGCACGCGGCCCATCCCTGGATCGTCACCTGGGACGACCACGAGGTCGCCAACGACTATGCCGACGACATTTCGCCGGAAGACCACGACCCCAAGCAGTTCCTGGCGATCCGCGCCGCCGCCTACCAGGCCTACTGGGAGCATATGCCGCTGCCCAACTCGATGCAGCCGCGCGGTCCGTCGCTCAGGCTCTACGATCACTATCGCTTCGGCGGCCTGGCCGAGCTCTTCGTCATCGACGATCGGCAATATCGCGCGCACAACGCCTGTCATGCGGAGCGTATCCGCGACCGGATGCTGGTCGACTGCGCGGAACGGCTGGACGCCACGCGCACCATGCTCGGGACGGCACAGGAAGCATGGTTTGCCGATGGCCTGAAGCGCGCCTCGGCCCACTGGAATCTGCTGGCCCAGCAGACGCTGATGGCCGAGGCGGGCCGCCGCCTCAAGGACGGCAAGCTGGCCTTCTGGGGCGACGGCTGGGACGGCTATCCGGCGGCGCGGCGGAAGTTGCTGGACGCCGTCGCGGCGTCACCGGTCAAGGACACGGTGGTGATGAGCGGTGACGTCCATTCCTTCTGGGCGGCCGACCTCAAGCAGGACTTCGCTGCCCCGAAGTCGCGCACCATTGCCACGGAGTTCGTCGGCGGGTCCATCACATCCCAAGGCTTCTCGAACGAGCGCGTGCGATCGCTGCTGCACGAGAATCCGGACCTGCGCTATGGTCTGGGAGGGGCATACGGTTACGGCCATATCGCCCTGGACAGCAAGGCCGCCTCGATTTCCTTCCGCACGGTCAACGACGTGCGCGATCCGAAGTCGGGCATCGCCACGCCAGCCCGATTCGTCGTCGAAGCCGGCGATCCTGGCGTCAAGAGCGCCTAG
- a CDS encoding SDR family oxidoreductase: protein MSGKIAVVTGAGSGIGRASALALLKNGYKVALAGRRKDALEETAKMAANNKANALPVPTDVTRRDDIVALFAKVKTTWGRLDLLFNNAGGGAPPVPLEELPYETWLNVVAANLTGPFLCTQEAMKIMKDQKPRGGRIINNGSISAHAPRPFSVAYTSTKHAITGLTKSTSLDGRAYDIACGQIDIGNAVTPMTERMTKGVPQPDGSTRVEPRMDVEAVAQAIVYMDSLPLDANVQFITVMATKMPFIGRG, encoded by the coding sequence ATGAGCGGAAAGATTGCAGTCGTCACCGGTGCCGGCAGCGGCATCGGCCGCGCCTCGGCGCTGGCTTTGTTGAAGAACGGGTACAAAGTGGCGCTCGCCGGTCGCCGCAAGGATGCCCTGGAGGAGACGGCCAAGATGGCTGCAAACAACAAGGCCAATGCACTTCCGGTGCCGACCGACGTCACCAGGCGCGACGACATCGTGGCGCTCTTCGCCAAGGTCAAGACCACCTGGGGTCGGCTCGACCTCCTTTTCAACAATGCCGGCGGCGGCGCCCCGCCGGTGCCGCTCGAGGAGCTGCCCTACGAGACGTGGCTCAATGTCGTGGCGGCCAATCTCACCGGCCCGTTCCTGTGCACGCAGGAGGCGATGAAGATCATGAAGGACCAGAAGCCGCGGGGTGGCCGGATCATCAACAACGGCTCGATCTCGGCCCATGCGCCGCGACCCTTCTCGGTCGCCTATACCTCGACCAAGCATGCGATCACCGGCCTCACCAAGTCGACGTCGCTGGACGGCCGCGCCTACGACATCGCCTGCGGCCAGATCGATATCGGCAACGCCGTCACGCCCATGACCGAGCGCATGACCAAGGGCGTGCCGCAGCCCGATGGCTCGACCCGGGTCGAGCCGCGCATGGATGTCGAGGCGGTGGCGCAGGCGATCGTCTACATGGACAGCCTGCCGCTCGATGCCAACGTGCAGTTCATCACCGTGATGGCGACCAAGATGCCGTTCATCGGCCGCGGCTAA
- a CDS encoding C-terminal binding protein: protein MAKFKIVTTGPGGTDHSLEMEALAGLGAEIVEIPGDDGELVKAVADADAIYAKGRPRITAKVIEAGKKLKVVSLGSVGVDSVDVHAATKLGIPVTNCPDTFIEEVADHAMTLILAIWRRLVVQDRMVRNGEWAKARPMLYQFPRLMGQTLGFISFGHVARAVAKRAAPFGFQMLAYDPFIEELVMSDHGVQPVGLDELLERSDIVSMHAPGTKDAHHLMKEQHFRKMKKTSLFVNTGRGSTVDEPAMIKALQEGWIAGAGLDVLETEPVGHNNPLIGMDNVILTAHVASASDRFDKARKRRVGAELALVLSGKWPRACVNPAVLEKSRLERWQPFSMERGPGN, encoded by the coding sequence GTGGCGAAATTCAAGATCGTGACCACCGGACCTGGAGGCACCGACCATTCTCTGGAGATGGAAGCGCTGGCCGGGCTGGGCGCGGAGATCGTCGAGATTCCGGGAGACGACGGCGAGCTCGTCAAAGCCGTCGCCGATGCCGACGCGATCTATGCCAAGGGCCGGCCGCGCATCACCGCGAAGGTGATCGAGGCCGGCAAGAAGCTGAAGGTCGTGTCGCTGGGCAGCGTCGGCGTCGATTCGGTGGACGTGCATGCCGCGACCAAGCTCGGCATTCCGGTCACCAACTGCCCCGACACCTTCATCGAGGAGGTGGCCGATCATGCCATGACCCTGATCCTCGCCATCTGGCGCCGGCTGGTGGTGCAGGATCGCATGGTGCGCAACGGCGAATGGGCCAAGGCGCGGCCGATGCTCTACCAGTTCCCGCGCCTGATGGGCCAGACGCTGGGCTTCATCTCCTTCGGCCATGTCGCCCGCGCGGTGGCCAAGCGCGCAGCGCCTTTCGGCTTCCAGATGCTGGCCTACGATCCCTTCATCGAGGAGCTGGTGATGTCCGACCACGGCGTGCAGCCGGTCGGGCTCGACGAGCTGCTGGAACGCTCCGACATCGTTTCCATGCATGCGCCTGGCACCAAGGATGCCCATCATCTGATGAAGGAGCAGCACTTTCGGAAGATGAAGAAGACGTCGCTGTTCGTGAACACCGGCCGCGGCTCGACCGTCGACGAGCCCGCGATGATCAAGGCGCTGCAGGAAGGCTGGATCGCCGGCGCCGGCCTCGATGTGCTGGAGACCGAGCCCGTTGGCCACAACAATCCGCTGATCGGCATGGACAATGTGATCCTGACGGCACACGTCGCGTCGGCTTCCGACCGCTTCGACAAGGCGCGCAAGCGCCGTGTCGGCGCCGAGCTCGCGCTGGTGCTCTCCGGCAAATGGCCGCGCGCCTGCGTCAATCCGGCAGTCCTGGAGAAATCCAGGCTCGAGCGTTGGCAGCCCTTCTCGATGGAACGCGGGCCTGGCAACTAG
- a CDS encoding alkaline phosphatase family protein, translated as MPAARNVLLIVVDQWRGAMLPKLGADYLKLPNIDRLCAEGVTFRNHFTQGAPCGPARASLLTGMYVMNHRAVQNTIPLDSRFTNLAHELRRGGYDPALVGYTTTTPDPRRTAPNDPRFFVLGDIMEGFHAVGSFENRNAYFGWVANQGFRLPKRRDDIWLPQGAPGAGATPRPAVIPRELSDTAWFNKRGLAYLKGHGDKPWFLHLGYYRPHPPFIAPEPYNAMYRPQDMPKVVRAASPAEESRQNALLAYYVNNIKQSSFFQDGQGLGSAMTEAEVAQMRATYCGLMSEIDDHLGRVFDYLKQTGQWDDTLIVFTCDHGEQLGDHHLLGKIGYFDESYRIPLVIRDPRAASNGARGSIVEKFTETVDTMPTILEWLGLPVARQCDGRSLLPFCEGGVPSDWRTEVHYEFDFRDLHYSQPESSLGVPMDKCSLAVVQDENFKYVHFAALPPLFFDLKADPHQFVNRAGDPAYAVRMGEYAARMLDWRLGFAERTLTGYRATPKGLEVRAA; from the coding sequence ATGCCTGCCGCCAGGAACGTCTTGTTGATCGTGGTCGACCAGTGGCGGGGCGCGATGCTGCCCAAGCTCGGCGCCGACTACCTGAAGCTGCCCAATATCGATCGCCTGTGCGCCGAGGGCGTGACCTTCCGCAACCATTTCACCCAGGGAGCGCCCTGCGGGCCCGCGCGGGCAAGCCTCCTGACCGGCATGTACGTCATGAACCATCGCGCGGTGCAGAACACGATCCCGCTCGATTCGCGCTTCACCAACCTCGCGCACGAGCTGCGGCGCGGCGGCTACGATCCGGCCCTGGTGGGCTACACGACCACGACGCCCGATCCCCGACGGACGGCGCCCAACGATCCGCGCTTCTTCGTGCTGGGAGACATCATGGAGGGCTTCCATGCGGTCGGCTCGTTCGAGAACCGCAATGCCTATTTCGGCTGGGTGGCGAACCAGGGATTCAGGCTGCCGAAACGGCGCGACGACATCTGGCTGCCGCAAGGCGCGCCGGGCGCGGGCGCGACGCCGCGGCCCGCCGTGATCCCCAGGGAGCTTTCCGATACGGCCTGGTTCAATAAGCGCGGGCTCGCCTACCTGAAGGGGCACGGCGACAAGCCCTGGTTCCTGCATCTCGGCTACTACCGTCCGCATCCGCCGTTCATCGCGCCCGAACCGTACAACGCGATGTATCGGCCGCAGGACATGCCGAAGGTTGTGCGCGCCGCGTCGCCCGCGGAGGAGTCGAGGCAGAATGCGCTGCTCGCCTACTATGTGAACAACATCAAGCAGTCGAGCTTCTTCCAGGACGGCCAGGGGCTCGGCTCGGCGATGACGGAGGCGGAGGTGGCGCAAATGCGCGCGACCTACTGCGGCCTGATGAGCGAGATCGACGATCATCTCGGCCGCGTCTTCGACTACCTGAAGCAGACAGGGCAGTGGGACGACACGCTGATCGTCTTCACCTGCGACCATGGCGAGCAGCTCGGCGACCACCATCTCCTCGGCAAGATCGGATATTTCGACGAATCCTACCGCATACCCCTGGTCATCCGCGATCCGCGGGCCGCGTCGAACGGCGCCCGCGGCAGCATTGTCGAGAAGTTCACCGAGACGGTCGACACCATGCCGACCATCCTCGAATGGCTCGGCCTGCCGGTGGCGCGCCAGTGCGACGGTCGCTCGCTGCTGCCGTTCTGCGAGGGCGGGGTGCCGAGCGACTGGCGTACGGAAGTGCACTACGAGTTCGACTTTCGCGACCTCCACTACAGCCAGCCCGAGAGCTCGCTCGGCGTGCCGATGGACAAGTGCTCGCTGGCGGTGGTGCAGGACGAGAACTTCAAATACGTCCACTTTGCCGCCTTGCCGCCGCTCTTCTTCGATTTGAAGGCTGATCCCCATCAGTTCGTGAATCGGGCCGGCGATCCGGCCTACGCGGTTCGCATGGGCGAATATGCCGCGCGCATGCTGGACTGGCGGCTGGGATTCGCGGAGCGCACGCTGACCGGCTACCGCGCCACGCCCAAGGGGCTGGAGGTGCGCGCCGCCTGA